The following proteins are co-located in the Ailuropoda melanoleuca isolate Jingjing chromosome 13, ASM200744v2, whole genome shotgun sequence genome:
- the LOC100478828 gene encoding LOW QUALITY PROTEIN: olfactory receptor 1D2-like (The sequence of the model RefSeq protein was modified relative to this genomic sequence to represent the inferred CDS: inserted 1 base in 1 codon) → MHGDNQSEASEFLLLGISESPKEQWILFWMFLSMYLITVVGNVLIILAIGSDSHLHTPMYLFLANLSFTDFFFVTNTIPKTLVNLQSQNKAISYAGCLTQLFFLVCLVTLDNFILATMAYDRYVAICRPLHYVTAISPGLCILLLTSCWTLSVLYGLFLTLFMTKVTFCGSQKIRYIFCEMYVLLRLACSNTQIIHTVHITTGCFIFFTPLGIMIMSYAWIVKXILRIPSASSKYKAFSTCASHLAVVSLFYGTLGMVYLQPLQTYFLKDSVATVMYAVVTPMMNPFIYSLRNKDMHGALGRLFLGKAFQKLT, encoded by the exons ATGCATGGAGATAACCAGAGTGAGGCCTCAGAGTTCCTACTCCTGGGGATCTCAGAGAGTCCTAAAGAGCAGTGGATCCTGTTCTGGATGTTCCTGTCCATGTACCTTATCACAGTGGTGGGAAATGTGCTCATCATCCTGGCCATTGGCTCTGACTCTCACCTGCACACTCCCATGTATTTATTCTTAGCCAACCTCTCCTTCACAGACTTCTTCTTTGTCACCAATACAATTCCCAAGACATTAGTAAACCTTCAGTCTCAGAACAAAGCCATCTCCTATGCAGGGTGTCTAACACAGCTCTTCTTCTTGGTCTGCTTGGTGACACTGGACAACTTCATCCTGGCCACAATGGCATAtgatcgctatgtggccatctgccgCCCCCTTCACTATGTCACAGCCATTAGTCCTGGACTCTGTATTTTGCTCCTCACCTCGTGTTGGACACTTTCTGTCCTCTATggcctcttcctcaccctcttcATGACCAAGGTAACATTCTGTGGGTCCCAGAAGATCCGCTACATCTTCTGTGAGATGTATGTCTTGCTGAGGCTCGCATGCTCCAACACCCAGATCATTCACACAGTGCACATTACCACaggctgtttcattttcttcacaccCCTAGGGATCATGATCATGTCCTATGCCTGGATTGTCA CCATCCTCCGAATACCCTCAGCCTCTAGCAAGTATAAAGCTTTCTCCACCTGTGCTTCCCATTTGGCTGTGGTCTCCCTCTTCTATGGGACACTTGGTATGGTATATCTGCAGCCCCTTCAAACTTACTTCTTGAAGGACTCAGTAGCCACAGTGATGTATGCTGTGGTGACCCCCATGATGAACCCTTTCATCTACAGCTTGAGGAACAAGGACATGCATGGGGCTCTGGGAAGACTGTTCCTAGGGAAAGCTTTCCAGAAGTTGACATGA